CCGGCTCGAATGGGAATTTGTTGCGCTGGTGCTAGAGCGGTTGGGCTTCCACAGCGATTTGATTAGATGCATAATGCAGTGTATCACATCTGTTACATACTCCTTCCTCATTAACGGCTTGCCTAGAGGGAAGGTAGTACCGAGTAGAGGTCTCCGTCAAGGCGACCCTCTTTCTccctatatatttatcatgtgtAGCGAGGTCCTCTCGGGATTATGTAACAGAGCCCAAGAAGAAGGGTCACTCCAAGGCTTGCGAGTGGCTAGAGGAAGTCCTAGACTAACTCACCTCTTCTTTGCGGACGATACAATGTTCTTCCTCCAAGCTAACAAGGAGAATTGTGTGTCTCTCAAGTCTATACTAGACAAGTATGAGAAAGCTTCGGGCCAGTCGATAAGCAAGGAAAAATCGGCTATCACATTTTCTAGTAAGGCCCCTGCCTCGCTAAAGACAATGATCAGAAGCGAACTGCAAATGGAGAAAGAAGGTGGAGTTGGAAAGTACTTAGGACTCCCCGAGTTTTTCAGACGCCGGAAGAGGGATCTCTTTTCATCTGTGGTGGACAGGATAAAGCAGAAGTCGAGAGGCTGGAAAAACAAATTCCTATCTGCTGCAGGGAAACTCGTAATGCTTCAGAGCGTTCTATCTGCGATCCCCTCTTATCCCATGTCATCCTTCTTAATGCCTGTCTCGCTGTGTAAACGCCTTCAGTCTGCAGTTACACGCTACTGGTgggatcaaaataaaaatgagagaAAGATGGCTTGGGTGGCTTGGGACAGTATAGCAAAACCGAAAGCTATTGGCGGACTAGGGATGCGAGAGTTCCAAAACTTCAACATTGCACTGCTAGCAAAGATTGGGTGGAGGCTTCTCCAAAACCCCAACTGTCTCCTAGGAAGAATACTTTTTGGAAAGTACTGTCAAGACTCCAACATCCTACAAGCCGAGGAAACTTCAACTATGTCGCATGGGTGGCGGGGAATCCTCAAGGGCAGAGACCTCTTACTTAAGAACCTAGGATGGATTGTGGGCAATGGAGACTCCATCAGCATATGGAACGACCCCTGGCTGAGCCTTACTTGTCAACAGAGACCAATGGGACCGCCAAATGAAGCACACCAAGATCTTACTGTCGCGGACCTCATAAACGCTGGGACGGGAGAGTGGGATGTTCCTAAAATCAAGCTCTTACTTCCAGCATACGAGGAGAAAATACTAAGCATCAATCCAAGCCTGACGGGGGCTCCTGATAAGCAAGTGTGGCTAGGAACAAGGTCGGGAACTTACTCTACAAAATCGGGGTATTATACGGCGGTTAATCAAGGGGAAAACGGAGAAATAGCACAAAACAACCTCGGCTTTCAGTGGAAAAGAAGTGTCTGGAATCTGACTTGTGCCCCAAAGATTAAACTTTTCTCATGGAGGCTTCTCAAGGGAGCTATCCCGGTGGGAGAAAGGCTCGTAGACAGACACGTTCCTGCTGACCCTGCTTGTAAACGATGCGGCTGCTCGGAATCTATTATTCATCTCCTATTCCAATGTCCCTTCGCGCAACGAGTCTGGAGTTTAGCTCCTCTTATGACTGATATGGATGTTAGTGGAATAATAGATTTAATGAACAGCTGGGTTGGCCTCTGCGCCCTTAAATGTCTTCCCCCTGCAGGTATCACTTCGAGCACACTGGTTCCTTGGATCTTATGGTCTCTTTGGAAAGCTCGGAATAAATTTGTCTTCGAGGGCCACTCTGCTTCGCCGGAGGACACTTTGACAACGGCTATTGTCCTAGCACGAGAATGGAGTACTGAAGTGAAGAAGGAAAGTTCTGTTGGCCTGAAACGCCCAATTCTCCCTGCGCTGAACCCTCTGGACACGGTGGTAATTCGCTCAGATGCAGCATGGGCCTCTGTTTCAAACGAAGCGGGCTTGGGATGGATCATCCTCTCGACAATCGGAAATCGCTCTTTCATGAAGACTACCAAATGCGTTGTCTCGTCCTTATCGGTGGAAGGATTAGCCCTACGGGAAGCTGTCCGTACCTGCGCAAGCTTGGGGCTGAAGAAGGTCGCTTTCGAGTCTGACTCTTCTCTGCTTATCAAGGCAGTAAAGTCTGAATCATCCACAACTGAACTCTATAGTTTGGTTTCTGATATTCTCTCATATGCTTCTGTGTTTGAGTTTGTTGTTTTCTCTTGGATTCCTAGAGAGAAAAATATGTTAGCGGACTGCTTGGCAAAGGATGCTTTGAAAGCTCCTGAACCTTTGGTTGTTGGTGATGCCTTAACTGCTCCCAACTAATTTCTTTATCAATCGAaatatgtgtttcaaaaaaaaaaaagttaaatagtGCGTATATATCCTTgtgaaaaatcagaaaatagtttaaatttttagtgttatttcatcaaagaagtttttttttaatgtctgaATTCAATTAGGAGGTGGTACCAAAAAGTAAAAGGAAAAGACGTTGACCTCATCTTGAATCCTGTTATGAAGCCATGTCGGACCGTCCAGTGCAAGGTAAAATTGGAACCTGCCATCTTGTAACACACTCTTCGCAATGTCTCGCGCTATGGAGTTAGACATCACCGATTCTTGTTCGAACATCACTGTTCTGAAACAACTTTTCAGACCCATAATCCGCTCAAGTAAGGATCTATATCGCGGCCAAGCTGACATATTGGAGAGAGCAATGCCTCCTTATTATCAATTCCAATGATTATCTCTTGATAACCCAAGTCAAGTAAACTTTGCAGGGACCAAGCAATGCATCGAAGCTCTGCAGTTTTCATCAAAGAAGGTGAGATTTCACGTATTCCGAATTAGGAAAGATCCTTTGactgtttttttgttctgaaaATATAATCTTCACGGCAAGAATCTGTACAGTATGCTTAAGAATGTCCACAGGCGTCCAGTCAACAAAAAGTAGACCGCATGAACTTGTCTACTGGTACGTATGCCTCCTGAACAAGACCAGTACCTGCCAATCGCAAGCGTCACAAGGATCATGCGTAAAATCTTACCATCGGAAGCCAGAATCTCCGAAGAGGCCaaagaaaatattcaaatatgcGCCACCACGTATATTAGCTTTGTGAGCGCTGAAGCTAGCGATACTTGCCAATCTGAGCGACGTACGACAATAACTGCTGGGGATATGCTTTCGGCTATGAGCAATCTCGGGTTCGAAGATTACGTTGAACCACTCAATGTGTTCATTAATCGGTACCGTCTGTCCGAGACCGATCGTGGGTGTTCACTTAGAGGTGGATCATCGTCGTTTGACCCGGCCTATGGAGGAAGTGGTATTGGGTTTCACGGTCCACCACATTAGGGCCCACCACCGCATGGCACAATACCTTATGGTCCACTACCTCATGTCCCATCTCCTCCGGGTCCTATGGTTACGGTATGTTGGATCAGTCTATGGATTTGGGTGGTGGTGATCGGTACTACCCAAACGGGTCGGGTCAGGATGGAACTACTGGTGGTGGTGGATCTTCATCTTCTATGAATGGAATGCCGTTTTGTGACCAGTGTGGTCAGTACAAGTGAAGATGAAAAATTCTTGATTCTCTGCATGCCTATTTAAATTACATGTTACATGTTTTGAATACATATTTGTGTCTAATCAAGCCCTTATGTTCTCGTTacccaaagaaaaaaagaaaagaaattatattgTTGCATCTTTAAAGAGAAGTGTTAATTTCCAAACTTCAGTTTCCATACTTTTGACAATTGATTTCAGAATTGTTCATTTGGGAAATGGTATAGCACTGCATCTTAATTTGTTGGAAAATATTAGTTGGAAATCGTAACGAAACCAAGAATGTAACAAGAAGTTCAGTAAACCGATCCTACACATTATTAAATAAAGCAATATGGCATTGATAGAAGACTAGAAACACCCTCTTTATAAGCCAACATAGAACATGTAAAGACTCTATGAGTATGTACCAACCACACTATGTTTGGAAACTCTATTACACCAAAGACAACCTCATATTCTTAACCAAGGTTGAATCTTTTTAACTATAGTTAAATAACCTTGATGAACCCCATTCCTCTTAGCTTACTACATATCCTCAAGTTTTCTCCTCAATATTTCCTAAAAATTTGTTCTCAAGTCAAAAATGGATGATGGTGGTCGTTACACCCGTCGAGCAGCTCCAACTTTAGTAATCGCACTCATCGTCATGTTCAACACTCTCGGACCAATTCTTGCACCACCAACTAATCTCAACGCATCAAATCAACCACCAGGAACGACAGAAGCTGAGTTTCGAGCCAAAAAGGTAGCAACAAAGATGTTTTGGGCGTTTAGCAACACAGCGTTTGCGTTGTCTCTCGCGGCAGCGTTGGTACAAATCGGGAAACGTGTAGTTCACGGAACACGTGAAGTTTGTGAAAAAGTCTCTTTCATGCTTGTGATGGTGGCTCTTCTCTTCATGTCGTTTGCGGCTATGTGCGCCGTTGCTGTTAAGCTTTGTCCTTCTTCGTTGCTTTCTGCTTTCTCCCTATTTCAAGGAATGTGTCTTCTGTTATCTACCTATCTATGCTCTTGCGTGTTCATTGCGGAGATTGCGGAGATTGTTGTAAGTTCATTACTATGATAATTTGTATTTACgttctataaatattttgaatttttatatgtgtttttattgccaaatataataatttattatgttatgtgTTCTATGCAATGATGACGATTTCACCTGACATATCTTATGAGTCTGACAGAGACTAAAATAAAGTGTACTTAAACTtggtattaaaaacaaaaatgtccAGTGAATCAGAAACGTAAGAGTGAAGACAACAAAATCAATTACATCATCCCAGATTAGTACAAGAAAGAGACATTACCGCGAGCCAACGCTTGAAACGAATCCTATGAAAGATACCATTCAAATTGATAGAAacgaagattaagaaaatagtgTGGATTCAGCAAAGTACTTTGGAGTGAGTGAGTGCTAATCGACGAGCCTGGTTAATAACATTAATCAGGTCAGGTTAGTTCTTTGTAACCGGAAACTAACCGAAACTGGAAACTCTCTTGTGATATGGGCGTTTATCACACTTGTTGGGTTTATGGCCTGAAATTTAAAAGTTGGGCTTTAAACTAAGTGTGCCGATATCATCTAAATTTAGTTTCTTCTGTTGAAGTTGTTAAACGCACCGCGATTACTAGCTATTCCAACTTCATGTTCCCAATTTGCAAAGAACAAAAGTCTTGTACAAAGTTTTGATTTGCTAGTGTATCGTAGTTGTTAAAGTAAcacaataaaacaaaacctctgtattaaaatatatgaaaccTGAAAGGTGAAAGCCCTAAAAATGTTTGTTTCCTGTTGTATCATATTAAGTAAGAAAGAGATTAATGATAGCTATGGCATTGTCTATGAAACTAATAGATGAAATTAAGGACATACATAATAATTGTGCTTCATATCCTCTTTCCATGATTAAAAATCTCTAATCATTTTGTATACATGCTGTGTAGAAAGTTATCAGATGGCAACACATGTCAGAACTTATAAGAGAAGCAACGATTTTTTCTCGCATCAAACTCGTCAGTTTGCTGATTTTAACTGGAAAAACCTATGCAGAAATCCAAATTTTTATTCGAGATATGTAAAAAAGTGAGGTTTTCTTATccttaaaaacttttttaggcTAACAATGATTACACTCGTAATGTAAAGCTTTGCATAATACATCCTCAATTAACAAGAGGATTCCTAAGATCACCGCAAACTGACTACTATTTATTTTCTCACATCCACATAATTATTTTTGGCTAACCCTTTATtaacattttaagaaaatatcatttggatcattttatttattaagtttttgtcaaaatTAGCAGTATTTTCTACAGCGCTCTTCAACATTATCGGCATCGCTTATGCTACTAGTCTATTACTAACCACTGTTTTTACCTACTTCACCGACCGCAATGCTATAATCGTCGAAATTACTTTATGAAAATGCATGATTTTTCTCTTGGTTTAGGGATCTTCTAACTTAGGCTTGAACACAAACACAACAATTAAAGGAATATTTTTAACTTCTACAATAGTACATAGATATTGATTATTATAATATTCACGAACTCATGATCTCGTTATCAACTTTATCGATCATCTGTACCAAATCGTGTAAAAAATTGTCCAGAAAACTGTATCATGTGTACCAAAAACTCGGTCTTCATGTACTTATGTGTAAGTAATGAGACGATTTCTTACGCTGgtgcttttttcttctttttctttaagaCCAAAAGTGAACTATGAAAATTCAAAATtgtcaaagaagaaaaaactatgAAAGTTTAGTTTCtgaattcaaattcaaattcaaaatccACATTTAAATTTGCTAAACAATATTGCACCATACTACTCTACATGCCAACCAATATTGATCAGACTGAAAATCATttactaataaaattaaatgaaattagtGTGATAGTTTCCAACACAGTAACCATATGCCAAGGCACGCATGACTTTGTTATAAATGTCCTTACCGAAGCCGAAAGTAAAAGGAATGTGAATAAACCAGAGTTTTGACTTTAAATCTCGTTGAAATAGACGTTGGTCTAGATGGTCACATCATGTGTAATCCATTTTAATCCAAACGTCGTTAGCAATGAAGTAGTCATCGTTTTATAAAAGGAAAGTAGCCATCATTTTATAAACTTATTGGATCAAATGGAGATAATATCAATGATTCATGACGACTATCCTATTGTTGTGTGATTTTGAAAAGTACGAAATATTTGTTGGCGTCTCTATGTCGTTCCATCTAACTATAACAATCGGTTATATAGTTATATTCATTTATCATTTACAGAACAACCAAAGTTCATTCATTCATACACTTCCTAACACCAAATGGTATGTTTGGTGAGAAATTGTTTGTTCACAATAAGTTGATTGGATCGacctctctttttttattattttattcgcCATTAAATTTCTTTTGAAGAAAAGTTTTCAATTCCGTGTAGATATATAGTAACGAATCGAATTCAACCATCCTGCTGGCAGATCACCCACCatattttttaccaaaaataaaatgaatttaacGATGTTGTTGAATGAATTTGTTATACACATAAAGTTGATAGTACACTTTTGTATATGCATGAATAGTAGACCTGGCATAGCGTGGCGACTTTGTgctatatatgtttattaagAAAGTGTAACTTAGATACTTAAACTGATTTTTATTTCCCACTCAAAATTAAGCCATAtaacttttcttcttctaaattCATATATGTGAACCTAAACAAagcacaaaattttcaaagtctGAACTTTTGTAAATATTCCTCTGTTTTATAATGATGAACATTCTATCTCTTTTCTGTTGTTTCTTAAAGTTCAATTTTAggtttgtattataaatttcattaattaatagTAACAAACTGAAGCtatcaataaatattaaaaagtaaaatattaaattattattagtttaaaatcataagaaaatattcaatataaattttatgtgtaCGATTAGATATTCAACTATTTTTCAATACGTGAAAACTTTTATCTTCTTTATCAAATAAAGAGTACAAGAGctttttgttttcataataATTTTCTGTGTAGTAGTAGCACGTGCCAGCTTTACAATAGTAAAGCTAAAAAACCGTTCATGTTTGGATCCGTCGACCAATATATTCCCGTCATGACCGGGACTCTCTCAATCCAACGGCTACCCTTAACCTTTTTGGTTAATCAACCGTCAGATGTTAATCCAACGGTTCGTACTAAATCTAgtcccatctctctctctctctctcctttaaaTTCAGACCAAACCCGGTCCAGTTCTCCtctcttgtctctctctctctctccctctcaaaGCATAGAAGCTTTAGCCTCGCCGTTAAAAAATATCTCGAAATTTGATAAACCAGGAGAAACAAAAACCACAAGTTACGGATCTCTATCTCTCTCGTTGGTGATGCTTGCTACGGCGGTGACGCGGCGGTTAGTGTATTCTCGCCGGAGAAACCGTGAAGTTCGGTTATAGCCACAATCTCGAGTTACAGGAAGCTTTCGTGATCGTGTTTTTACTGTGTTCGAATAAAGAGATGGAAGGACAAGCGAAGCTGACGAGGACACAGTCGTCGCTGCTCCGGTCACCGTCGACGACGGTACGATCGTCTTTTCAGAGCTTAAGTGTAATCGCTAGCGAAGTTTCTCACCAGAGACAAGATCTAGAAGCcggagagaaagaagagaaacagagaagaaaACCGCCTAAACCGTTCGGTTCAAGTCCTCGAACCGGTTTAACTCGAATCAACCCGGGTCTAACCTTCACGATGGTTTCTCTCTCCTTCCTCAGCCTCTCgtctttcatcttcttcgtcgtcttctCCCAAACCGATGAGCTTCTCACCTCCGAGAACCTCCTCTTAGCTCTAATCTTCGTCGCCGTCGCTCTCTTCTTCGCCTCCAAGAACATCGCTCTCCTCAACCAAACCATACTCGCACTCAAAGAAACCACCAAAGTCTTTGGCTTCCACAGCAAGAACCGGTCAGAACCGGTTCAGTGGTACATCGGCGATACCGAAACCAAACCGGAGAAGAAGATCAAACCGTTCGTCAAAGAAGGTGTTCATTTCTACAGCAACGGAGATTTCTACGAAGGGGAGTTTCACAAAGGGAAGTGCAACGGGAGTGGTGTGTATTACTACTTCGTGAGGGGACGTTACGAAGGTGATTGGGTCGATGGGAGGTACGATGGTCATGGGATCGAGAGCTGGGCTAGAGGGAGTAGATACAAAGGCCAGTATAGGCAAGGGCTTAGACACGGTTACGGAGTTTACAGATTCTACACTGGTGATTGCTACGCTGGTGAGTGGCTTAATGGTCAAAGCCATGGGTTTGGTGTTCAGTCTTGTGCTGATGGTAGCTCTTATGTTGGTGAATCAAGATTTGGTGTTAAACATGGGCTTGGATCTTACCATTTCaggtaaataaaatgattttaaccAATATTCAAAAAATCGCTAGGCAGTAATTAATTGATTAATGACTAGTCTTAGATCGATTTTTAGAATactgattttaattataattgtggaaatttatttttaaagagaaaatatttatttggttgtgtttgtgTAGAAATGGAGATAAGTATGCGGGAGAGTATTTTGGAGACAAGATCCATGGGTTTGGTGTGTATCGTTTTGCTAATGGTCATTGTTATGAAGGAGCGTGGCACGAAGGTCGTAAGCAAGGGTATGGTGCTTACTCGTTTAGAACCGGTGATGCTAAATCCGGTGAATGGGATTCAGGGAATCTTATAACGTTTCTTCATCCTACGAGCGAGCCGGTTCGGAGAGCGGTTCAGGCAGCTAGAGAAACGGCTAAGAAGGCTGTGACTCGGAGACGAGTAGATGAGCAAGTTAGCCGAGCCGTGGCAGCTGCTAATAAGGCTGCAACGGCGGCAAGAGTGGCTGCAGTAAAAGCAGTTCAGAATCAGATGGATGGTAACTTTTGTCAAAGTTGAAAACTTTGGTGGaagtgtaaatttttcttttgttgttcttTTTTCCTCTGTGTAACCCTGATTGAGCTAAAATAATGGAAGCTTGTTTCAGAGGTTTTTACCAGAGTAATTTTCCATGTAACAGAAACTGTAAATAtcagaagaagatggtgaaaaagatggtgtctttttttttaaaatatataaatcaacgGGTTTGATGATGGAGCTTCTTCTTTATTTGGTTTTGATAAAATCTTTGGAAAGAAGCGATGTTGATTGATATTATGATCTTGATCTGGATCACTGACATGTCGCTGAGCTTGCGATTCCCTAAAACTTATCGATTAAACTAATAAGTCATTGTCGCGATCCGGAACATATCTATTGCATTGATTGATACCACAACATATTTATGGTCTCTGTTAGTTTAAATCACTCTGCAAGAATACAACACTTTATTTGTGATTCATAAACCTTTCTCTATGTTTCTGTTTTCATAAATTGGCGATGGACAGGTTTTAAGATTTTGGGGTAATAAAAGATTTATCAAAAAATCAATAAGAAAATATTCTTAATAATTTGGGTGTTTAAGCCATTTATATTATCTTCAAAAAATCTGGAGACTAGCGTTAATATTTCACTGAACTGTGCACATATCGGCTCtagatatgtattatttttaaatatgtttaacATACTTTATCAAAACATTGAGTGTAAGGGTTTATGTTGTATTAGGTTCACTGAAAGGGCAAATTTGAAATCGATTACTGTTTGCTACTTCGCAAATTTGTATTCTATGTGACAGCAATGTGTACTTAGTTATATCAAATTATCGATAACGGATGAGAATTTGAAACTACTTGATCAATCATAGACAGAGActacaaaataaaactattttggtTACGGCGTGTCGACAATAACACATCCGATAAATACATGTCTCGTCGCATAAAAGAAGTGTCGAAGAAGGCATGTGTCCTTATCGATCATCATATATTGAGGATATCATTTGAGActtttatatgatttatatccttatccttttccctttcttgtatttaaaaatttatatacgcCACTGATCACATGGTTTCTTGCTGGATTGGTCTCCCTTGGCATCAGAATACTCCAAGCCAAGATTAAAATAGACCTAACATATTAATTCCAGATTTATTTACCCAATACAATTGCgtatgtttaaaatttaaactgaaaattatatgtttgataataatttttggtttagtcaaagttttcttttaaacaaaGCTTGGTAATGATTTATCAAACCTTATCTTTTAGGAGAGATTGTTTCCAGCTTCTTTCTTTTTCGGGGagtgaattttatattaatggCGTTTGGATGATTTTTGCAGTGTGTTATATCAGCtcataataatatagatggaaTTATAgtgtaatttcttttttttgctaaattttggtttatagTGTAAAATTACCCTCAACAATTATAATATATGAGAAattcctaaaaaaaaaagaacaaaattcCTAAAGAAAAAACATACGAATTAACGTGATATGATTCCATCTCTATTTTACAGCAAGAAATACAGTTTACTATAATGTATTTGAAAC
The sequence above is drawn from the Brassica napus cultivar Da-Ae chromosome A8, Da-Ae, whole genome shotgun sequence genome and encodes:
- the LOC106425936 gene encoding nuclear transcription factor Y subunit B-9-like — translated: MPPEQDQYLPIASVTRIMRKILPSEARISEEAKENIQICATTYISFVSAEASDTCQSERRTTITAGDMLSAMSNLGFEDYVEPLNVFINRYRLSETDRGCSLRGGSSSFDPAYGGSGIGFHGPPH
- the LOC106425929 gene encoding uncharacterized protein LOC106425929 gives rise to the protein MEGQAKLTRTQSSLLRSPSTTVRSSFQSLSVIASEVSHQRQDLEAGEKEEKQRRKPPKPFGSSPRTGLTRINPGLTFTMVSLSFLSLSSFIFFVVFSQTDELLTSENLLLALIFVAVALFFASKNIALLNQTILALKETTKVFGFHSKNRSEPVQWYIGDTETKPEKKIKPFVKEGVHFYSNGDFYEGEFHKGKCNGSGVYYYFVRGRYEGDWVDGRYDGHGIESWARGSRYKGQYRQGLRHGYGVYRFYTGDCYAGEWLNGQSHGFGVQSCADGSSYVGESRFGVKHGLGSYHFRNGDKYAGEYFGDKIHGFGVYRFANGHCYEGAWHEGRKQGYGAYSFRTGDAKSGEWDSGNLITFLHPTSEPVRRAVQAARETAKKAVTRRRVDEQVSRAVAAANKAATAARVAAVKAVQNQMDGNFCQS